A genomic region of Fusarium oxysporum Fo47 chromosome VI, complete sequence contains the following coding sequences:
- a CDS encoding DNA repair ATPase SMC5, producing the protein MAPASSRRRRRSDTDNTDDDDDETHYGHRSYADDIGSSKRPRLDQDGDHNATPEQPHHGKVNGASNGNNMDDGFQPGAIVRVSVQNFVTYEKAEFLPGPHLNMVVGPNGTGKSSLVCAICLGLGYSPKHLGRAGSVKEFVKHGKDTATIEIELYRRPNHRKNYVVKVQIRREQNNQKWWLNGKETSHKEVQRLIRKLKIQVDNLCQFLPQDRVVEFAACTPVDLLRETLRAAAPEEMLIWQKQLQELDKDKKELEQATHVDAETLRNLENRQQGLQTDVDRIREREEIIDQVKNLKSALVFAKYSEARTRHKDAKERRKLAERSLRRLEHDAGPSLQAVNEKQLYAQQIDEATLARKTSLKNAEDAAKKLARDASTASENLKEFENSLEAERKGFDVKRKELAQSKSRITALQADIRNQPEEFNPSEFNQKIRGEEHNLRELEGEIREVSSQREEVKNKGKTINNEIRQVENNIQSLETQQGQQLNFMRKNFPELATAWTWIQEHQGDFEKEVFGPPIISCSIKDERYSDQVQSLLQGDDFTCFTAQTKNDYKKLSDELYRVQSLSVVIRSCAQPLNAFSRPVSMDEASDLGLDGFAIDFLEGPEPVLAMLCAEKRLHQSGVSLRDHNDAQYDRLVRSGRVNSWAAGTQSFIVRRRKEYGPQAMTAVTKNIPPGRFWTSQPIDAQEKQEMNKRLVELNGERDILKQQYHELQDKIQAIEDRRTSTHDNITRLKSEKNALQKEYQKWQSLPEKIESEERSKIAHEQSMQDARKRMVEIRYDWDEAVLRRAEIVLRHKEAIENIRRAHQALLEAEIRGIEAYSDVEGLKGRNAHIMQRLDAEKEILQQATDDASRARDEGNRLSDEVQQVLENEPEKRDLFSQLCENKSSQDIQDEIGGEEAKLEMVHVANPNILREFEKRAEEIDRLTRKIAGSNDQLQGLSQEIDGLKSRWEPRLDELVSKINDAFAYNFEQISCAGEVRVHKPEDFDAWALDIMVRFRENETLQQLTAHRQSGGERAVSTIFFLMALQSLAQSPFRVVDEINQGMDPRNERMVHERMVEIACREHSSQYFLITPKLLTGLRYDPKMRVLCIASGEHMPREGRKLDFKRCLNIQKGLTAASA; encoded by the exons ATGGCCCCGGCATCATCACGTCGCCGCCGCCGATCTGATACAGACAATAccgacgacgacgatgacgaaaCCCACTACGGACACCGCTCGTATGCCGACGATATTGGCTCTTCTAAGCGCCCTAGGCTTGACCAAGATGGTGACCATAACGCAACCCCCGAGCAGCCCCATCACGGGAAAGTGAACGGTGCATCGAACGGAAATAATATGGATGATGGCTTTCAACCAGGCGCCATCGTTAGAGTCAGCGTGCAAAACTTTGTCACGTACGAAAAGGCAGAATTTCTGCCTGGGCCTCATCTCAACATGGTGGTTGGTCCAAATGGCACTGGAAAGAGCTCTTTGGTCTGCGCTATCTGTCTGGGCCTAGGCTACAGCCCGAAACACCTTGGTCGTGCTGGCTCAGTCAAGGAGTTTGTTAAACACGGAAAGGATACGGCCACAATTGAGATCGAACTCTACAGGCGACCGAATCATCGCAAGAACTACGTCGTCAAGGTTCAAATTCGTCGAGAACAGAACAATCAGAAATGGTGGCTCAATGGTAAAGAAACCAGCCACAAGGAAGTGCAACGGTTGATACGCAAGTTGAAGATTCAGGTAGATAACCTGTGCCAATTCCTTCCGCAGGACAGGGTTGTCGAGTTCGCTGCCTGCACACCTGTGGACCTTCTGCGGGAAACTCTTCGCGCAGCCGCCCCAGAAGAAATGCTAATCTGGCAGAAGCAACTTCAAGAATTGGAcaaagataagaaagaattGGAACAGGCTACACATGTCGACGCAGAGACTCTTAGAAACCTGGAGAATCGACAACAAGGTCTCCAAACAGACGTGGACAGGATCCGGGAACGGGAGGAAATCATAGATCAGGTGAAAAATCTCAAGTCAGCCTTGGTTTTTGCCAAGTACTCGGAGGCTCGTACAAGACACAAAGATGCCAAAGAGCGGAGGAAGCTCGCAGAGAGGTCTCTAAGACGCCTCGAACACGACGCCGGCCCCTCATTACAGGCCGTGAACGAAAAGCAGCTCTATGCCCAGCAAATTGATGAAGCGACCTTAGCAAGAAAAACATCATTGAAGAACGCAGAAGACGCTGCGAAAAAACTGGCGCGTGATGCAAGCACCGCTTCCGAAAACCTCAAAGAGTTCGAGAATAGCCTTGAAGCGGAACGCAAAGGATTTGACGTCAAGCGAAAGGAATTGGCCCAGTCCAAGTCAAGAATAACCGCTCTCCAGGCTGATATTAGAAACCAGCCAGAAGAGTTTAATCCTTCCGAGTTTAATCAAAAAATT cgaggagaagaacacAACCTCAGAGAATTAGAAGGAGAGATACGCGAAGTGTCTAGCCAACGCGAGGAAGTAAAGAACAAGGGCAAAACGATCAACAATGAGATCCGACAAGTGGAGAATAATATCCAGTCATTGGAAACCCAGCAAGGTCAACAGCTCAACTTCATGCGGAAAAACTTCCCCGAGCTAGCAACGGCATGGACCTGGATCCAAGAGCATCAAGGAGACTTTGAAAAGGAGGTTTTTGGCCCACCCATAATCAGCTGTTCCATCAAGGATGAACGATATTCGGATCAGGTGCAATCCCTTCTTCAAGGAGATGACTTTACATGCTTTACAGCACAAACGAAAAATGATTACAAGAAGCTGTCAGACGAGCTCTACCGTGTTCAAAGCTTGTCTGTTGTTATTCGATCTTGTGCTCAGCCTCTCAATGCCTTCTCAAGACCCGTCAGTATGGATGAGGCAAGTGACCTGGGTCTTGACGGTTTTGCCATCGACTTTCTTGAGGGACCCGAACCCGTTCTAGCAATGCTCTGTGCTGAAAAGAGGCTTCACCAGTCAGGAGTCTCTCTCCGGGATCACAACGATGCTCAATACGATCGTCTGGTCAGAAGCGGCAGAGTTAACTCCTGGGCAGCCGGTACCCAGTCTTTTATCGTCAGGAGACGCAAAGAATATGGACCCCAGGCCATGACCGCCGTCACCAAGAATATTCCACCCGGGAGGTTCTGGACCTCACAGCCCATCGACGCCCAAGAAAAGCAAGAAATGAACAAGCGATTGGTTGAGTTGAATGGTGAAAGAGACATTTTGAAACAGCAATACCATGAGTTGCAAGACAAAATCCAAGCCATCGAGGACCGACGGACCAGCACTCATGATAATATT ACTCGACTCAAGTCAGAAAAGAATGCCCTGCAAAAAGAATACCAAAAATGGCAGTCTCTGCCTGAGAAGATCG AATCCGAGGAGCGCTCCAAGATAGCTCATGAACAATCCATGCAAGATGCACGCAAACGAATGGTCGAGATTCGTTACGACTGGGACGAAGCGGTGCTTCGTCGGGCTGAGATTGTTCTTCGCCACAAGGAAGCGATTGAAAACATACGAAGAGCACATCAGGCACTCCTCGAAGCCGAAATCCGCGGCATCGAAGCTTACTCTGATGTCGAAGGTCTCAAAGGACGAAATGCACACATCATGCAGCGTCTTGATGCTGAAAAGGAGATATTGCAACAGGCCACCGATGACGCCAGTCGAGCGCGCGATGAGGGCAACCGTCTCTCCGACGAGGTCCAGCAAGTCCTTGAAAATGAGCCAGAGAAGCGCGATCTATTTTCACAACTCTGCGAAAATAAGTCTTCCCAAGATATTCAAGACGAAattggaggagaagaggcGAAACTTGAAATGGTACACGTCGCCAATCCTAATATATTACGGGAGTTCGAAAAACGCGCTGAGGAAATCGACCGTTTGACACGAAAGATAGCTGGATCCAACGATCAGCTGCAGGGGCTGAGCCAAGAAATCGACGGGTTGAAATCCAGATGGGAACCACGACTTGATGAATTAGTTTCAAAGATCAACGACGCTTTTGCATACAACTTTGAGCAAATAAGTTGTGCTGGCGAGGTTCGTGTTCACAAGCCAGAGGATTTTGACGCCTGGGCTTTAGACATCATGGTTCGTTTTCG CGAAAATGAAACCCTTCAACAGCTGACAGCACATCGCCAATCCGGTGGCGAGCGAGCTGtctccaccatcttcttccttatGGCTCTTCAATCTCTAGCCCAGTCACCGTTCCGTGTTGTGGATGAGATCAACCAGGGCATGGACCCTCGCAACGAGCGTATGGTACACGAACGAATGGTCGAGATCGCATGCCGTGAGCACTCAAGTCAATATTTCCTCATTACTCCCAAACTCTTGACAGGTCTGCGATATGACCCCAAGATGCGCGTGCTTTGTATTGCGAGTGGCGAGCACATGCCTCGTGAGGGGCGTAAACTTGATTTTAAACGATGCTTGAATATTCAGAAGGGTCTTACGGCCGCTTCTGCTTGA
- a CDS encoding raptor N-terminal caspase like domain-containing protein: MNTRPHHLLLSTTVESLPTAFGYSTPKRSDQPIVKQAQKKGYHPQCRLELHRQLCRSNRRHFLHIFTPTKPAKPASLQAPPPTLDLSTHARHDNPRISATTNYLRRSRYFYGYSGVMALRSDVNGITAPTAEPNGAASAARPRMNGRSTSNDATRSDDDDQRPLSAPNRRNGSIALETRDDIEHHQKTRPSKPILLRSKSDYAPRPMEEPEPTEDDIPEWGARHGFEDHYQSEDIISQLANNWYMYFTDKRHETTGKPKPLQYELQDWRQRDRLKTVSAALAVCLNIGVEPPDQLKTNPGAKLEAWTDPTIPPIQKALENIGKSLQAQYETLAIRARYKQYLDPSVEETKKFCISLRRNAKDERVLLHYNGHGVPKPTASGEIWVFNKNYTQYIPVSLYDLQHWLQAPTIFVWDCSEAGNILNNYHRFVEKHEEEEEEAAERDPNYTKTNFRPYIHLAACAVKENLPTNPLLPADLFTACLTTPIEMALWFFVLQNPLKTNISPERAKKLPGRLQERRTPLGELNWIFTAITDSIAWTTLPRDLFRKFFRQDLMVAALFRNFLLAQRVMTVYGCHPQSYPKLPDTHQHPLWETWDLAVDMALAQLPMLEKKESEGFDYEYQNSTFFTEQLTAFDVYLTRGDAMAQKSPDQLPVVLQVLLSQQHRVRALILLGRFLDLGPWSVQLALSIGIFPYVLKLLQSAAAELKPVMVFIWARLIAVDLSCQQDLIKDSGYSYFAQILKPSEGLPVVDSDEHKAMCAFILAMLCKDYKNGQMVCNQTEIMSYCLTHLQNEENPLLRQWACLCISQLWQDLPEAKWRGIRENAYVKLAYLVRDPCCEVRAAMIHAMTTFLGIPDLTEEVARIEESIAWTILDMGNDGSPMVRKEFIVFLSHFAIRFESKFLVAAYEQLVEEKEYLIFPPQDDGQEHKMGLHYARPDNRNKDGTIKPMAHGLSHNTVYMALWKLALVLSVDPHPEVQREATIVVDFVHNALLSSKVGVQTQLVMAEIRKRTARTAHKHTPSASQRNNAPGTSNSQPLPSPGLLRRTASLLFPSLVTNEDKSRPTTPTLPRSPSLKLTPNQIPVPAEQNDRPSSLAQYNVAHEPYSGAYKERDLMKPPALPLKSKFLEWSIEYFREPQMKPSEADEPGSTEYNERLWRRARNETIFRETQPLKQQAGSHKWNNQLGIINNGAQPAKMTFHQFEDHLAVADDGNTVYVWDWKKQGRLSRFSNGNPEGSKISDMKFINEDDQAMLLTGSSDGVIRVYRNYESDRAIELASSWRALTHMVPSNVNSGMVFDWQQVTGRVLVAGDVRVIRVWYAAYETCVMDIPARSGSCVTSLTSDQMTGNMFVAGFGDGAVRVFDTRNRPQESMVRKWKDESDRQWIKSVHMQRGGQRELLSASRNGKVKIWDIRMDKPLHSFQTTRDTLRTASTHEHLPVFAVGTSAHAVKVFNLDGHELSNVEPYSSFLQQNRSSPISATAFHPHRPILGCAARGDQHINLFTCEKSESLHPS; encoded by the exons ATGAACACTAGACCTCATCATTTGCTTCTCTCGACCACCGTCGAAAGTCTCCCAACTGCTTTCGGGTATTCTACACCTAAGCGCAGTGACCAACCCATAGTGAAACAGGCTCAAAAAAAGGGCTATCATCCGCAATGCCGGCTTGAGCTACACAGACAGCTGTGTCGTTCCAATAGACGTCACTTCCTCCACATCTTTACACCTACTAAGCCAGCCAAACCCGCTTCACTGcaagctcctccaccaaCGCTAGACTTATCAACCCACGCCCGTCACGACAACCCGCGCATCTCGGCCACAACCAACTACCTGCGTCGATCGCGATACTTTTACGGTTATTCGGGCGTCATGGCGCTGCGATCCGACGTGAACGGCATCACTGCGCCTACCGCTGAGCCTAACGGAGCTGCCTCGGCAGCGCGACCCAGGATGAACGGCCGTTCAACCTCGAACGATGCTACCAGgagcgacgacgatgatCAACGACCGTTGAGCGCACCAAACCGGCGCAACGGAAGCATAGCGCTCGAGACAAGAGACGACATCGAGCATCACCAGAAAACGCGGCCTTCCAAGCCAATACTCCTCCGGTCGAAGAGCGACTACGCGCCCCGGCCGATGGAAGAGCCTGAGCCAACAGAAGATGACATACCTGAATGGGGTGCTAGACATGGTTTTGAGGATCATTATCAGTCGGAGGACATCATATCTCAGCTGGCTAAC AACTGGTATATGTATTTTACCGATAAACGACATGAGACGACAGGCAAACCTAAACCACTACAATACGAACTTCAAGATTGGCGGCAGAGAGACAGGTTAAAAACAGTGTCTGCAGCTCTCGCGGTGTGTTTGAATATAGGAGTTGAACCCCCTGACCAGCTCAAGACCAACCCAGGTGCGAAGCTCGAGGCCTGGACAGATCCTACAATACCTCCCATCCAGAAAGCCCTCGAAAACATTGGCAAGTCACTTCAGGCGCAGTACGAAACGCTTGCGATAAGAGCGCGATACAAACAATACCTAGATCCCTCCGTCGAGGAGACAAAGAAATTCTGCATCTCGTTACGCAGAAATGCCAAGGATGAACGTGTTTTGCTTCACTATAACGGTCACGGCGTGCCCAAGCCAACCGCATCAGGCGAGATTTGGGTTTTTAATAAGAACTACACACAATACATCCCTGTATCACTGTACGACCTGCAACATTGGCTTCAAGCTCCCACCATCTTTGTCTGGGATTGTTCTGAAGCCGGcaacattctcaacaactACCATCGATTTGTTGAGaagcatgaagaagaggaggaggaggccgCAGAGCGCGACCCAAACTACACGAAAACTAATTTCAGGCCTTATATCCATCTGGCTGCCTGCGCTGTCAAAGAGAATCTCCCGACAAACCCTCTTCTGCCTGCTGATCTGTTCACAGCTTGCCTCACCACTCCCATTGAGATGGCTCTGTGGTTCTTCGTTCTGCAGAACCCCCTCAAGACCAATATCAGCCCAGAGCGGGCAAAAAAACTACCCGGTCGCCTCCAGGAGCGGCGAACACCACTGGGGGAACTTAATTGGATCTTCACTGCTATCACAGACAGCATTGCGTGGACAACACTGCCTCGTGATCTCTTCCGGAAATTCTTTCGACAAGACCTGATGGTGGCAGCGCTGTTCCGCAATTTTCTTCTTGCCCAACGCGTCATGACGGTCTATGGATGCCACCCTCAGTCCTATCCTAAGCTACCCGACACCCACCAGCACCCATTGTGGGAGACCTGGGATCTAGCCGTTGACATGGCATTGGCCCAGCTCCCTATGcttgaaaagaaagagagcgAAGGCTTTGATTATGAATATCAAAACTCGACATTCTTCACAGAACAGCTTACTGCTTTCGATGTTTATCTTACTAGGGGCGATGCAATGGCCCAAAAGTCACCCGACCAGTTACCGGTTGTGCTCCAGGTACTGCTCAGCCAACAACACCGGGTTCGTGCTCTTATCTTACTCGGCCGGTTTCTCGACCTAGGTCCGTGGTCTGTTCAGCTCGCTCTCAGTATTGGCATCTTCCCATATGTCCTCAAACTCTTACAGTCGGCTGCGGCCGAGTTGAAGCCAGTTATGGTCTTCATCTGGGCTCGTCTCATTGCAGTGGACCTTTCTTGTCAGCAGGACCTCATCAAAGATAGCGGCTATAGCTACTTCGCACAGATTCTGAAACCCTCCGAAGGATTGCCTGTTGTTGACAGCGACGAACACAAGGCAATGTGCGCTTTTATTCTCGCTATGCTATGCAAGGATTACAAAAATGGGCAAATGGTCTGTAACCAGACAGAGATTATGTCATATTGTTTAACTCATCTTCAAAATGAGGAGAACCCTCTTCTGCGCCAGTGGGCATGTCTCTGTATAAGCCAGCTTTGGCAAGACCTTCCAGAGGCCAAGTGGCGTGGAATCAGGGAGAATGCATACGTCAAGCTCGCTTATCTCGTGAGGGACCCTTGTTGCGAGGTACGGGCAGCGATGATTCATGCCATGACTACATTTCTGGGTATTCCTGATCTGACAGAGGAAGTGGCCCGTATTGAGGAGTCTATTGCATGGACGATACTTGACATGGGTAATGATGGAAGCCCAATGGTCCGCAAGGAGTTCATTGTGTTTCTTTCTCATTTTGCTATTCGCTTTGAGAGCAAGTTTTTAGTTGCAGCTTACGAACAActggttgaggagaaggagtaTCTCATATTCCCTCCCCAAGATGACGGCCAGGAACACAAGATGGGCTTGCATTACGCAAGGCCGGATAATCGCAACAAGGATGGTACCATCAAGCCAATGGCCCATGGTCTATCTCATAACACAGTATATATGGCGTTGTGGAAGCTGGCTCTCGTTCTCAGTGTGGATCCTCATCCTGAGGTACAACGCGAAGCGACTATCGTTGTAGACTTTGTTCACAACGCGCTGCTCAGCTCAAAAGTCGGAGTTCAGACGCAGCTAGTCATGGCAGAGATTCGAAAGCGTACGGCAAGGACAGCACATAAGCATACTCCGAGTGCAAGCCAGCGAAATAATGCTCCTGGCACTTCTAACTCGCAGCCTTTACCCTCCCCAGGACTCCTTCGTCGAACTGCGAGCTTGCTTTTTCCATCACTGGTCACCAATGAGGACAAATCAAGACCGACAACCCCGACTTTGCCCCGATCACCATCCCTGAAACTCACGCCGAATCAAATACCGGTGCCTGCAGAGCAAAACGATCGACCATCATCGCTGGCTCAATACAATGTTGCGCATGAACCCTATTCAGGCGCATACAAAGAGCGGGATCTGATGAAGCCTCCTGCACTGCCTCTCAAGAGCAAATTCCTGGAATGGTCAATTGAGTATTTCCGTGAACCACAGATGAAGCCGAGTGAGGCAGATGAACCTGGAAGTACCGAATACAATGAGCGTCTTTGGCGAAGAGCTCGGAATGAAACCATTTTCAGAGAAACTCAGCCATTGAAGCAACAAGCGGGAAGTCACAAATGGAATAATCAACTTGggatcatcaacaatggtGCTCAACCTGCTAAGATGACCTTCCATCAATTTGAAGATCATCTTGCTGTAGCGGACGACGGTAACACTGTTTACGTATGGGACTGGAAGAAGCAAGGACGATTGAGTCGTTTCAGTAACGGTAATCCAGAAGGCTCCAAGATCAGCGACATGAAGTTCATCAACGAAGACGACCAGGCGATGCTACTGACAGGATCATCTGACGGTGTGATCAGAGTTTATCGCAACTACGAATCGGATAGAGCCATTGAACTTGCATCATCCTGGCGTGCCTTAACACACATGGTACCCAGTAACGTCAACTCTGGCATGGTGTTCGACTGGCAACAAGTCACTGGTCGAGTCCTTGTTGCTGGCGATGTCCGAGTAATTCGAGTGTGGTATGCCGCTTACGAGACGTGTGTCATGGATATCCCAGCACGCTCGGGCTCCTGCGTGACTTCGCTCACCTCGGATCAAATGACGGGTAACATGTTTGTTGCCGGCTTCGGAGACGGTGCCGTTCGAGTTTTTGACACCAGAAACCGACCTCAAGAGTCTATGGTGCGCAAATGGAAGGATGAGTCAGATCGACAATGGATCAAGAGCGTACATATGCAGCGCGGCGGACAACGCGAGCTCCTGAGTGCAAGCAGGAATGGCAAAGTCAAAATCTGGGATATTCGCATGGATAAGCCGCTGCACTCATTCCAAACAACACGAGACACACTTAGAACAGCCAGCACTCATGAACATCTACCAGTCTTTGCAGT GGGTACATCGGCCCACGCAGTGAAGGTCTTTAATCTTGATGGGCATGAGCTTTCGAATGTTGAGCCCTATTCAAGCTTTCTACAACAGAACCGCAGCTCGCCTATATCGGCCACTGCATTCCACCCTCATCGACCAATTCTTGGATGTGCTGCTCGAGGTGATCAACATATCAACTTGTTCACTTGCGAGAAATCGGAGTCTCTGCACCCAAGCTAG
- a CDS encoding CDP-alcohol phosphatidyltransferase-domain-containing protein, whose product MVYVRQKELPALREYKYSGVDHSLLSKYVLKPFYTKFVIKCFPMSMAPNLITLTGFSFVVANFLTLLWYTPTLDQDCPSWVYYSWALGLFLYQTFDAVDGTQARRTRQSGPLGELFDHGVDACNTSLEVLLFAASQNMGQSWQTVAVLFASLLTFYVQTWETYHTKTLTLGIVNGPVEGVLAIVLVFVFTGYVGGAHFWQQSMFHTIGVPSTIGIPSFIYNLTFTEWYLIQGSIVLVFNTVESSLNVIRARRARGDRSRGALLGLVPFFSIWSMVVAYLYLQPKIRECHLIPFALFAGLVNAYSVGQIITAHLVHLRFPYWNVLGLPLAFGVIDSLGPIFQRYLGFGWPSALGDSVYQVAFMFMMLGTAVGVYGSFVVDVIVTICDYLDIWCLTIKHPYVENEGAQTNGTKKD is encoded by the exons ATGGTCTACGTACGGCAAAAGGAGCTCCCCGCGCTCCGTGAGTACAAATACTCTGGTGTCGACCATTCACTGCTTTCCAAATATGTTCTAAAGCCCTTCTACACGAAATTCGTCATCAAGTGCTTCCCTATGAGCATGGCACCGAATCTGATCACTCTGACGGGCTTTTCATTCGTCGTTGCAAACTTCTTGACACTGCTGTGGTATACTCCCACTCTTGACCAAGATTGCCCCTCCTGGGTGTATTATTCTTGGGCACTGGGCTTGTTCCTATATCAAACGTTCGATGCTGTGGACGGAACTCAAGC GCGCCGAACTCGGCAATCCGGACCTCTGGGCGAACTCTTCGATCATGGGGTAGATGCTTGTAATACCTCGCTTGAGGTCCTTCTTTTTGCTGCTTCTCAGAATATGGGGCAGAGCTGGCAGACTGTGGCAGTCTTATTCGCAT CCCTCTTGACCTTTTATGTTCAGACGTGGGAGACTTATCACACCAAAACTCTCACTCTTGGTATCGTCAACGGACCCGTCGAGGGCGTTCTTGCGATCGTCCTGGTCTTCGTTTTCACTGGCTACGTTGGGGGTGCTCATTTCTGGCAACAGAGCATGTTCCATACCATCGGTGTGCCTTCCACCATTGGTATCCCGTCTTTCATCTACAATCTCACCTTTACCGAGTGGTATCTTATTCAGGGCAGTATTGTTCTTGTCTTCAACACCGTCGAGTCTTCACTCAACGTCATCCGCGCTCGACGTGCCCGTGGTGACCGTTCTCGAGGTGCGCTCCTTGGCCTAGTGCCTTTCTTCAGCATCTGGTCTATGGTGGTTGCCTACCTTTATCTCCAACCTAAGATCCGCGAATGCCATCTCATCCCGTTTGCCCTCTTCGCCGGCCTTGTCAATGCCTATAGCGTTGGGCAGATAATCACTGCTCATCTTGTTCACCTGCGCTTCCCCTACTGGAACGTGCTAGGCCTGCCTCTTGCCTTTGGTGTCATCGATTCATTGGGTCCCATCTTCCAGCGCTACTTAGGGTTTGGTTGGCCCAGCGCTCTTGGCGATAGCGTCTACCAAGTGGCTTTCATGTTCATGATGCTCGGAACCGCCGTCGGTGTCTACGGAAGTTTTGTCGTTGACGTAATCGTTACCATCTGCGATTACCTCGACATCTGGTGCCTCACCATTAAGCACCCTTATGTTGAAAACGAAGGCGCTCAGACCAATGGTACAAAGAAGGACTAA